One Homo sapiens chromosome 3, GRCh38.p14 Primary Assembly genomic window carries:
- the SNTN gene encoding sentan isoform 1 (isoform 1 is encoded by transcript variant 1) translates to MGGCMHSTQDKSLHLEGDPNPSAAPTSTCAPRKMPKRISISKQLASVKALRKCSDLEKAIATTALIFRNSSDSDGKLEKAIAKDLLQTQFRNFAELPFTFYHEWKQPEVLTTCRCLILNFPAIRIGQETKPKYREILSELDEHTENKLDFEDFMILLLSITVMSDLLQNIRNVKIMK, encoded by the exons ATGGGTGGCTGTATGCACAGTACCCAGGACAAATCTCTCCACTTGGAAGGAGATCCCAATCCTTCTGCAGCCCCAACATCCACCTGCGCACCTAGGAAAATGCCCAAAAG GATTTCAATATCCAAACAACTGGCTTCAGTGAAAG CTCTGAGGAAGTGCTCAGATCTGGAAAAAGCTATTGCCACCACTGCTCTGATTTTCAGAAATTCTTCTGACTCTGATGGTAAACTTGAAAAAGCTATTGCCAAAGATCTGCTGCAAACCCAATTTAGGAATTTCGCAGAG ctccccttcaccttctaccatgagtggaagcagcctgaggtccTCACCACATGCAGAtgcctgatcttgaactttccagccatcAGAATT GGACAAGAAACCAAGCCAAAATACAGAGAGATCCTTTCTGAACTTGATGAGCACACAGAAAATAAGCTAGATTTTGAAGACTTCATGATCTTGCTCTTAAGCATCACTGTCATGTCAGATCTGCTACAAAATATACGGaatgtaaaaattatgaaatga
- the SNTN gene encoding sentan isoform 2 (isoform 2 is encoded by transcript variant 2), producing the protein MGGCMHSTQDKSLHLEGDPNPSAAPTSTCAPRKMPKRISISKQLASVKALRKCSDLEKAIATTALIFRNSSDSDGKLEKAIAKDLLQTQFRNFAEGQETKPKYREILSELDEHTENKLDFEDFMILLLSITVMSDLLQNIRNVKIMK; encoded by the exons ATGGGTGGCTGTATGCACAGTACCCAGGACAAATCTCTCCACTTGGAAGGAGATCCCAATCCTTCTGCAGCCCCAACATCCACCTGCGCACCTAGGAAAATGCCCAAAAG GATTTCAATATCCAAACAACTGGCTTCAGTGAAAG CTCTGAGGAAGTGCTCAGATCTGGAAAAAGCTATTGCCACCACTGCTCTGATTTTCAGAAATTCTTCTGACTCTGATGGTAAACTTGAAAAAGCTATTGCCAAAGATCTGCTGCAAACCCAATTTAGGAATTTCGCAGAG GGACAAGAAACCAAGCCAAAATACAGAGAGATCCTTTCTGAACTTGATGAGCACACAGAAAATAAGCTAGATTTTGAAGACTTCATGATCTTGCTCTTAAGCATCACTGTCATGTCAGATCTGCTACAAAATATACGGaatgtaaaaattatgaaatga